Genomic segment of Apium graveolens cultivar Ventura chromosome 7, ASM990537v1, whole genome shotgun sequence:
atcactcacgatgtagaataaatgtgattaattaattaatcatatttaataaattagagaatttaaataaataatgataaaatagttttattattatttatttctactaccggcttaatattgaacctacagggtcacaccataaaaggagaatgatttaatggtggaggaattaattaataatggctaataattatttatttatgaaataaataattaattggcaaatttaataattgattaaatgagatttaattgattataaattaattaagaaaagttcttaatattattaattatggatttaatttttggaaattaaatcaagagagagaattatttctaaagtgtttagaaaaaggattaataattaaaaggtgttttaattattaatgagaataataaatgggttaataataatattatttatgggaaaatttcagctgaaaattttgcctataaatacactattatagaccctatcttattctaacccacatcgaacccgaaaacccaaaaagtttggaaaacccaattctctccacctccttcctcctccttaacatcgttttcttggtggataccggtggagtgcttcacacttgaggagcaactgctaaggatctctgatcgttgtctccgaattatttttaaaagttagattcgatccctcgaatttttattcatgatttatatgcttttatttggattttatgtgtgtaaaagtgttttaccatgcccccgctgcgtttaaaatccaacaggctctatctccggtcatatgtcttgacgattcggtgtcaagaatccacactaccggttccacctgtttaatgccctgcaatacaaatggattagaccttctttggaacccaaacttggttgggtccggcatacttgtaaatttggcctttatcaggaaaaacaacattcttaacttttatgttctcaactttctcaatgactggacatttgaccttgtaaacagccttgacaaatttctgtttaggcttaggcacaaatgtctcctttctagctttaggaggactagcagtcttagacctattatgcttcttattattcaaaTGCTAACGAGGAatagtcttatcactagaaacgtacttatcattaaaataagcaaccatcaaattaaaagcacaagacatgcaattaggaacaccacatactttatgagaggaattatcaataggcaaattatgcatggtagggatggcatttttgttatccaactcaggtgtgtctgagttagtcttagttgctttcacaactttgactggaactttcgacacacttgacttggaaacaaccttctcattaacAAGATCTTCggcacgtatttcttcttgaataataaaggaggtctcatcaaatggttcagcaattgattttttatagaggggtttatcaacacctttaagcacatgtggtacttccctacctttagcacaaacataagaaggggagtttatgcctaattctccaatagcaacattataatcataacctactccagatgtttgattaatagcttgcttattgtagaactctttagccttagagcaagaattaaagtaagctttgaccttagtctcaagaccggtgatcttttctttgagaatagtttcgagtcgtctataacagtcaactctattctctagagaaggtacttgttcttttaatttgtcttgattaatgtgcacaagtcttaattcattgacctctttctcaaggtctttgatttgttgagttaacatttcattatcacgacgagcacaatctaaggagcctcctagatgataaactaattcagcatcaataaattttacctcttttcttgacgatgaggtgtttgcatcactagccataagagcaagattcccaacttcttcatcttcactgtcagtatcatcccagcttcttccctttgccagttctgattagaatcataagagttcttcctaacttgctttggctttctacattctgtggcaaagtgtcccaactcattgcagttaaagcatcgaatggtgcttcgattaaccatccctgttttgtatccaccactgctggtgttagaggatgaagatccacctttctggaatctgttgtagttggacttgtacttgtacttgaacttgcgattcctcttgaatctgacattggagaatctcttgacaatcagggccattgactcatcttctaattgctccagttcttccaaggagtaaaaatcatctcctgattgatttgtagtaggaggatcaaattctgctactatcacattttcttcagcctaGGAAGattgtaccattctctctgactgttgagattgttgttgttgtggtggttgttgttgttgttcttcagctactagagcagtagacgtgctgaccactcttcctttcccgtagacttccttctactgaatctgctccaactcataggtttttagcacaccatagagcctttccaaataaatctcattcagatctctcgcttctcttatggcagtgattttatgttcaagatgagttggcagtgttaaaaggaactttttgttgacctccctgattgaataatattttccatttatattcaggttgttgatcaatgcattgtacctctcaaacacttcagtaattccttctcctggattggatttaaaatgttcatactccgaggttaggatctctaacttgttctcccgaacttcctctgtgccttcattaattacctcaatagtttcccagatgtgtttggaatttatatagttcatcacatgtctgttcatcaagggatcaagggaatcaactaaaattaattgaaggctggcatccaaggaggcttcttctttttcagcaggagaaaaatcctcaggatcctttacataggttctagctttggtaattacaacatcatcttctataacctctagttcaataaccatcaaaatttttggacccttctttaacacgtccagatatttgggatttgcaacttgtaaaaacaagagcatcttcttccacataatataattttctttatcgaacagtggaattttaacggttccaactttttgtgtagtcattatgaatttttgaataaataaaaattcaaggagtggaagaatcacaaaagtctaggatcttgatttgttcattaatcagaaggctctgataccaattgttagtcccaatatgtttgtagaaggggggttgaatacaaactataccgtttaatcgaataaaatgcggaataaaaaagtgaaacaaaattcaagttaaataaaactattattaaacttgaaaggtgttacaacaacggtatcgtttacaagggattaatctcaaataaattattccaaatctagaataaattcgacatgaactttttctatttttgaaataaaaagatcaaatgctaaaagcaatttgagattaagttctagggattttgatccgctagatagttacacaataacaagataatgatttctagtggtttgaattTAACATTAATGACTAGAAATTAATAGGTTCGAAATGCAGTTGAGAGAGATGAAATGCTTCTGCTGTTTGTTCTTCAGGCTGTTGTTCTGTATTTGATGAGCTTCTGTCTGAGTTTTTCTTTTATATTCATTCAACAGAAATTCActgaattggcaagacaatcaTTGAGCTAGaaagacaatcccaacagctggtagaactttcggtatgacaaatgaatgaactagcaagacaatcccaacagctggtaggactttcagtaagacaattaaatgaactggcatgactttcggtatgactattgattgtcataccgattgtcatactagtacaaaagattgtcttgctgaattaatattgaatttaaattcaaaatcaattctgaaaatgcataatattaattcagaattaattaatcaattaatctaattaattaataaattaatctttggagatataatttattttcttaattaaattatacgacttaattaattaatagagaattaatactactcttgaacaacaaccattcttctgaaaatcttctgataattatgaatcaattccacacttcaatgttgacactcgatgtactgtctggttcatgagtgactaacttccgtgacatttcttcatgtcttgactttaataacttaattttcttcagattaaatccctgtaaatatgtgatactctgacgagatctctgtcacttgattaaatccacaatcttgatttatatcactgaggcttgatcaatttcttgagcttcttccagtgaattaagtcctcaagtctgtagatgaacaatgttacttaatcctttgacatatgttacttagtgagatctctttgacgatagaaccactatttacttgttacatccttatttgagttgagttaaatactcgaataaacaattaggctatgacatatgtctTTCAATGTAGTTGCGGAAAAAACCAAGGAAATTGTAAGTTattgatttttttaaatgatgcagttgttgtaatatatttatttgCTGGTGCTTTATGTTGGCTTTTTAATCTAAACTCAAGatatttatttgtttattttatttacatAATTCTATCTGCCCGTTGATATGTTAGTTTGTAATCACGATTTAGACGTGGTCATTACATATACAGCAATTTAGTGGGAGCATTATAGAATAACTTAGTGTTTGATTGTTTGTAGGAGTTCAGTTGATCAGTTCCTATTTTATTGGACATTTCATTTCTATTAGTGGTAGTAGTATTCCAATCAGCAATAATATGAGTAAGGCAACTTGGCCAGACTACGTTTTACTCTCTAGTTACATACATACATTGATTCATATTGTATGCTATTTAAGTTAGTACCAACACTTTGAACCTTTTTTTGCTAAACTGTTAACAAACTTTGCTAAATTGTAAGTACTACATTTTTACATGCCTAGACATATTAGATATTTTATATACGAATAGCTAAGATTAAAAAATGATAATCTTAATTTTGTAGGAAAAGCTGAAGGAGGAGGTTAAggaaggaaaaattgtagttgAAGGTGTTAATGATGTTTTAACGATGGCGCTTGGCAAGCCTGAGCACAGAGGAAGGGTACGTGGTCAAGGATCCCATGTGAAACAATCAGTTTATTTTCATCTTCCAAGGCAAAAGAAAGCGAGCACAGTGGATGAAAAGATACGCGAGGGAGTTAGAAAGTTCATGGCTGTGGAGACTCCAAAAATAATTAAAGAGAGGAATGCATTTTGGATGGCTGAAATTGAAAAGATCAGAGCAGAGATTTCATTGACAAAGGCTGGACATCCAGATAGTCTGAAACCTGCTTCCCAGCAAGCAAGTTGTCATTCTAAGGACATGGTTGAAGTGGATGAAGTGGATGCAGGTTTAAATGATCTTAGAACACCTGAAACGGCAAGGAAGATATTTTCCATTGAAGAGGAGCGAGTTGTTCATAAAGTGGATATGATTGAAATTTTTTTTGTTGATTTGGGGGAAGAGCTTCCGTACGATAACAAGCTGTGTGGTGAGGATGATCAGAAGGAGGCTGGTGAAGATGATCAGAAGGTGGATGGTGAGGATGATCAGAAGGTGGCTGGTGAGGATGATCAAAATATGGTTGGTGAGGACGTGAAAGATGCTTCAGATAGTTCTGTATGCAAACTGACAGTTGGATCATTGAACAACATTGTTGCCTTTGCAAAAATTGATGAAGTCCTAGTTTTTGAAGGGCATGAGCAGACTATCCATGAAGTAAGACTTGGAGAAGAGAATGCAAGAGTGTCAATTACTCAAGTCATTCAAGGTAATGCTAGGATTCCCTTCCCTATTGGCGATGAAATTGTGTCTGTGCAAGATGTCATGGGAACTTTTATTGCATGGCCAAGAGACCTCATTGCATGAGGAAACAACAACACTATCCATGTCTTGTCTGCTCCAAAGGTCAGAATTGTTTTTTAGAATGTTTAGTATATTTAGTATGTATTTATTGAGCATGTTTTTTTTACTATTttaacatatataaaaaaatttagagAACCAAGAAAGGTCTTTCCAAGAAATCAAAGAAGTCATATAAATTAATTGAAGATGTTGAACCGTAGCTGGTTGTTGAGATGAGTGGAAATTATCCGTCTGCATTGAAGCGCTTGTGGACATGGGCCAAGAATTCCTTGAGTGATGGCCAAACTTTTTCTTTTGAGTTGAGCAAACAAGCCTTTGGCTTGTCAAAGAAGCAAACCATGTTCTTATCAGATGTACATACGGTGTGCTCTCGAGGTGAAATGGCAGGTTCTGTCATTTGCCTTTATATTCAGTAAGTTTTTATGTTAAAattctttatttatttttccGGAATTAAAGTCAGAATCTTTACTCACTACTGCCTAATAATATATGTAGCTTCTTAAATGAATATGTGAAAAAGAATAAGATGTTGAGCATGATAAGCTTCGTAGATCCTAGCACAATTGGTGCCATTGGATGTGGTACTGCAGCGCAGAGGTCACGTGCACTAGCTACACGTTTCAAGGGTGCTAATAAAGGCCAATATTTTCTGATGCCTTACAATGATGTGTGAGTATTTAATTTATACTATTGATAGCTAATAAGCCATTCTCTTAAATAATTTTCTTAGATTAAAATGATCATATGTATGGTCATTTTTAACTTTATTTCTTAAGACAATTTAAGTTAGAAATTTTATATACATGAATATAATTTTGAGTTTAAACTTGATAAAATTTCTTGCAAATTGTAAGTTGAATTTACGAGAATTTAGGGTTCAATTTTATTAGAAGGTGAATTAGATTATGTCAATTTTGCTAGAACTGTTAAGCATCTTTATTCATATTTTTGTAGGAACCACTGGACGCTGACAGTTGTGAAACCCGAA
This window contains:
- the LOC141674646 gene encoding uncharacterized protein LOC141674646; its protein translation is MSGNYPSALKRLWTWAKNSLSDGQTFSFELSKQAFGLSKKQTMFLSDVHTVCSRGEMAGSVICLYIHFLNEYVKKNKMLSMISFVDPSTIGAIGCGTAAQRSRALATRFKGANKGQYFLMPYNDVNHWTLTVVKPEAEMVYYMEPLKRRIANGEWVDVVDNAIKLYKEEDLNKISKKKVLWENMAGVPVQTGNKDCGLFVMGYMFTTKSLTLSLRSNQVYADDDINEIRVEFAKYFMKNYAS